The Candidatus Poribacteria bacterium sequence GTGTCCTATCTCTACTCTCGGCAACACTTGGTGTTATATAGATTTTCAATCGTTCAGGACACCGAGGGTGTCCACTGTTAGATGGATCCGGCGAAAACAGAATCCCCATTTCCGAAAGTTTAGCGAGAAACGCGAGTGCCTCAAGGACCTCAGAACGACTATGTTTGTCGCTAAGGGTTTCAATAACGACATCTGTCTCTGAAGCACCACAGACATTCAAGACATCGCAGACAACTTCAGGCACTGGGATAACAACTCCGGCATCCAGATCGGCAACAAATTGCTCGCCATTGCGTTTGAACTGATGCAAGTTATGCAAATTGCGAGGGAATTGGATCATTCTTAACGCTCCTCTATCCGTTTATAGCCTCTTCAAAACCAAAGACCTTTTCGAGAACCAGTTCAGCTCTCTCCCGACCATAAAGATGATGTAGCACGGCTTCGACCTCATGTCGGCTGTGTTTTTTAAGGAGTGTCAATGACAAACCCTCCGCTATGGGTTGGGCATAGCGATCCTTCATCAGCGGTCTCTCCTTTTGGGTAGTAATGTTATTTAGTATTGATCGACTTTCAATTTGTCTCCGACGATTGTTAAAATAAGGAGAGAAAGAGATAGCAAAGTGCCGTTTATACCCACTCTCCAACTGTTGAATTCGCTGTAGTTTCCTGAACAACCCAATAACCTTCTGTGCGGTTTTATCCCACGTAAAAGTCAGTGCCCGTTCTCTTGCCTTCTGTCCTAATGCCAATCGTGCCTTCTCATCGGTGAGCAGGCTATTGACGGCATCCGCCATTGCATCCGGTGAAACCGTTCCAGCGAAACTCCCAATTTCATGGTCATAAGCCCGTGCTGGCACAATAATTCCCGCGTCCCCAACAACCTCAGGAAGCCCATCAAGACATGGCACAACGGGTGGTACTCCGCAAGCCATCGTCTCTAAGAGCGCGAGCCCAAATGTCTCTTCACCCACCATTGATGGAAAGCAGTAAACATCGAAAGCATTTATCAGTCGCGCGAGCTGGTCTCGTGGTTGTTGTGGGGCGCAAATTAGGTTCGGAGGGAGTTGCTGGTGCCCGTAGAAATTGAGCATTGGGGCAGTCATCAGAAAACACGCATGTGGCAGGCGTTCTGCGATTTTTATGTAAACCCCTGCCCCCTTCTCAGGCTGAAACCTTGAGAAGAAACCGACAACGGGTGAAGTAGCGATTTGAGGTGCATTGAGCACCTTTGCAATTTCATTTTTCGCTTTTTGCTTGTCCAAGGGCTGAAATCTGTTCGGGTCAACCCCGTAGGGTATGGTATGAAAAATATCCGTGTCAAAGACGAATCGGCTATACAGCTGCTCTACCGAGTTCGTTGGCACCCAAAAGGCATCAAAAGGGCGCATCGCCGCATACCAGAGCAATCCTGCGTTAACGCCTTCGCCATTGTGGCCTTTCGCCGCATGAAGCGGAACAACAAAGGGGGCATCTATATAATCTATAAGCGAAAGAAACCACGTTTCGGGATGACTTTCTAAAAGCACGCCATCATAATCGCGCTGCATCAACTTCAAACGAGCAGACATATCGTTGAATTGGAACCTGATACCTTGCACATTCTCACTGAATTTCTCGTCGCGCTCACCGACCACGTCAAGAGAGGCATAAACTTCCAGCGATTTGATGAGATTGTGATGGGCAACCGACACCCCTCCAGCTGCAAGTGTGATGTCAGCTGCATAGGGACTCCTTTGCAGGACGAGGATCTTCAATTTCCGGGGAGTTTCTGTCTCTAACAGCGGTGAACTGCTTTCGAGGTTTGAAAAAAGAAGTCCCTGCTGCTCCATCGCCGCTAGCGAATTTAATGCCGCAATGACCGACTCACTGCCGTATTTCTTC is a genomic window containing:
- a CDS encoding glycosyltransferase family 4 protein, giving the protein MLVCPKSTTHLHKFRQGNHRMYVADLNQCAVLEIDNITWDILDLCPSFSSKEIIEELRKKYGSESVIAALNSLAAMEQQGLLFSNLESSSPLLETETPRKLKILVLQRSPYAADITLAAGGVSVAHHNLIKSLEVYASLDVVGERDEKFSENVQGIRFQFNDMSARLKLMQRDYDGVLLESHPETWFLSLIDYIDAPFVVPLHAAKGHNGEGVNAGLLWYAAMRPFDAFWVPTNSVEQLYSRFVFDTDIFHTIPYGVDPNRFQPLDKQKAKNEIAKVLNAPQIATSPVVGFFSRFQPEKGAGVYIKIAERLPHACFLMTAPMLNFYGHQQLPPNLICAPQQPRDQLARLINAFDVYCFPSMVGEETFGLALLETMACGVPPVVPCLDGLPEVVGDAGIIVPARAYDHEIGSFAGTVSPDAMADAVNSLLTDEKARLALGQKARERALTFTWDKTAQKVIGLFRKLQRIQQLESGYKRHFAISFSPYFNNRRRQIESRSILNNITTQKERPLMKDRYAQPIAEGLSLTLLKKHSRHEVEAVLHHLYGRERAELVLEKVFGFEEAING